The DNA region GTACCTCGTGCTGGTGATGTGCATCGCGGGCGGCCTGTATACGCAAGCCCAGCAGACGCGCCAGAAAGCGGCGCTTCTTGCAATGATCGTCGTTGCGTTCGTGCCGTTCCTGTTCACGCTGTCGCGCGCGTCGTATCTCGCGTTCATCGCAGGCGTGCTGGCGCTCGGAATTGTCGCGCGCAACTACACTACAATCGGCGCGGTCGCCCTGGTGCTGATACTTTCGCCGTTCATCATGCCGGACGACGTCAAAGACCGCGTGAACTACACATTTCAGCGCGGCGACGGAACGGACGTGACCGTCGCCGGATACGAGACCGGCGTGCAGGTGGACAAATCCACGGGCGAGCGGCTACACGTATGGAAGAAGGTGAACTATAACCTACACGTGTGGCCGTGGCTGGGCGGCGGCGTGTCATGGGACCGCGTGCTCGACAGTCAATACGCGCGCGTATTGATCGAAACGGGAATTCTGGGGTGCGTCGCGTTCGTGTTTCTCCAACTGCAAATTCTTCGCACGACGCGAGAAGCGTTCCGGTTCGCGGGCAACTGGTTCGGGCGGGGAATCAGTGTTGGCATCTTTGCGGGTACGATTGCGCTCATCATCCACTCGCTGGGTACGGTCAGCTTCATCATTGTGCGCATCATGGAGCCATACTGGTTCCTCGTGGCGCTCGCCGTGATTGTCCGCGCGCTGGCAATCGAAGAATTCGTGCGCAATAGGCAGCGCGAAAAACAACCCGCCTCGGCAACGGCCACGGCCGCCCCCAAACCCGCCGCGGCGTAACGCCGTTGATACCGGTTCGATCGTTGCGCGTTCCGCGCTTTTGCGCCCGTGCTACGCGCGGTAGAGGCTGTGGCCGATTCCCATTGCCTGGCGCACGGCCTCGACGGTCCCCAATGCAACGGGCGTCACTTTCTTTGCGTTCTCGCGCAAGAAATCGCGCACCGATTCCTCGTTGTTATCCGGCGCATTGAAGCGCTCGATGATCGGCGCATTGAACTTCGAGACATGCTCGGCCAACGTCGTTTTCAGCGTGCCGTAGAATTTCTCCCCGCGCCGGTATTTGCCCACGAAATCGAGGTAGACCTCCTTCGGCGCGAGCAAGTGGAGCAGGCGGTATAAAGCGCCAAGGCTCGCCGGCAATAGCGGGATGACGTCGTCCGGTTCGTCAGATTCGGTATCCAGCGGCGCAGGATCCGTGGTCGTCTGCACGCCCTTTATCTTCTTGAGGGCCGTTGCCGGATCATCGAGCAGATCGAGCGTATTGTTGTCGCTCTTGCCCATCTTTGCCGCGCCGTCCAAACCCGGAAGCCGGAGCGCATTACGCGACACCGCTTTGGGGATCGTCAGCGTTTCGCCGAAGCGCGAATTGAACTTCTGCGCGATGTCCATCGCCATCTCGACATGTTGGCGCTGATCGTCGCCGACCGGCACGACGTTCGCCCGGACGATCAAAATGTCCGATGCCATCAACACGGGATAGCCCAATAATCCGAACGAGAGCGGATTGCCCTCGATGTTCTCGTTTGCGGCGAGCTTGCCCATCTTGTCTTTGTAGGTGGTGCCGCGCTCGAGGAAACCGATGTTCGTGATCATGCCCAACAACAGGCTCAACTCCGCCGTGCAGGGCAGGTCGCTTTGGCGGTAGATGACGGACTTTTCCGGGTCCAGCCCGCAGGCCACGTACGTGCGCAACATATCAATGGTTTGCCGATAAAAATCGACCCGCTCGGTTATTGTCGTGAGCGCATGGTAGTCCGCGATAAAGTAGTAGCAGCGGTGCCCCTTTTCCTGCAGGTCGAGGAAGGTCTTTACCGCCCCGAAATAGTTGCCGTAGTGGAGCCGGCCGGTCGGGCGAATTCCCGACAGTATGATTTCCTGCTTTTGTGACATGGAGACCCTTAACGCGTTGCTTTTCTGATACTTGAGATACCGCGGCGCGGAACCCATAGCGTAGCGAATCG from Candidatus Hydrogenedentota bacterium includes:
- the trpS gene encoding tryptophan--tRNA ligase, with product MSQKQEIILSGIRPTGRLHYGNYFGAVKTFLDLQEKGHRCYYFIADYHALTTITERVDFYRQTIDMLRTYVACGLDPEKSVIYRQSDLPCTAELSLLLGMITNIGFLERGTTYKDKMGKLAANENIEGNPLSFGLLGYPVLMASDILIVRANVVPVGDDQRQHVEMAMDIAQKFNSRFGETLTIPKAVSRNALRLPGLDGAAKMGKSDNNTLDLLDDPATALKKIKGVQTTTDPAPLDTESDEPDDVIPLLPASLGALYRLLHLLAPKEVYLDFVGKYRRGEKFYGTLKTTLAEHVSKFNAPIIERFNAPDNNEESVRDFLRENAKKVTPVALGTVEAVRQAMGIGHSLYRA